The genomic segment atgcaGTATTTTACTACGCTATAGAAccccgtaaaaaaaaaaaatttggtcatttttatttttatttttttgcaacccttagtgtttttttttttttttcatactttgactaacgattagtcgtgtgtcaagactctgAAACgccaatattttatatagaacctgatattttttcttcgtacaataatgtaggctaaTTAACAGTGGAACGATGTTTAGATCTATGgattaataatttattttatgtaaGGGCCTTTTCCCGTGAAAAGATGCATTCTTTCATCCCAATTAGTTGGATTCTTCTTTCTGATAAATTGATGTTATAATTTTGCAGACAAAACTTTTTACTTTTGCACCTATTACCAACTATATTTTCTCTATTCTCCTAAAAAAAACACTCGTTCTTCTCCAAATTTTGACACTTGAAAAAACAGAATTATGTTTTCTTTACTAAGAAGAATTTCTTATTTGCTTGGTGTAAAGATTTCAAGACCTTAAATCTGATtgtgtttttaaaaatttatttagacAAATTTTATAAGAAAGTAAAAGCGATTAAAGAAATTAACAGACAATTcaagattaaaatataattaaacaactgtattataaataaaaattgataTTAGTTGTGTCAAGATGCAATTTGGAGATGTTTGCTTTTTTAGGGATCTTTAAAGATGATTAATGAAAGTGATTGTTGAAATACTAAGGCAAGATGAAACCTATTTTAAAAGTTACTATATAATTGAGAAACATCAAGCAAATATCATATGTCGCAACCCAAACAACTAGATACGTATCGTGATTTTGAAGCCATAGCAATAAGAATCGTCGACATGAACGtatagccctttgaaatacctttttaACCGTGTAAAGATCAGGTCAAACGGAAAGGCATATGAAGCAGGAATGTAAACAAATTGTTTAAATGGATGTCAAGCCAGCTTAGACACATTATTGAAGATTGTACGTATTTGTTGAAAGCAAACAAGACCACCATTAGACATGTCTAGAGGGGGACAAACCAACCTGCCGACTTTCTAGCTAATGAAAAACACAACCACGAAGCTGAGACTTGAATGCTTTGGAGTAAGGCattaaagaacatgaaatttcTTCTCTTAACACACTTAGATCTTATTGCTTATAAACGAATTTAGATTTAGGTAGGTTATTTAGTTTGTTTTACTAGCAAAAATAAACAAGAACTTGACATAAATAGTGAAACAGAAAGGAAAAGAGGACCACACATTAGAGTGGTCCAGTATTAATTAAGGAGTATAAGATGGTACCACATATAGTAATTAGCTAGATCTCTAGCGAGTCcagaaccaaaatacccctaaaaaaatggggttgaaccaaaataccccagtaaaatatatatatatatatatataaaaaaatatgtgaCAAAAGTTTTAACCTTCCGATTTTCATTTGCGAATTTAAAGCTATatatcaccttgaaggaacaattattgtAAGATGAGCGTTAAAGGACATAACCGTAACGGCGCGATTAGTCCTTTAACTGAGTAAAATGCTACGTTAAAGAATTCTtttttctataacgcagtattttactgagTTATAGAacccagtaaaaaaaaaatttggtcaatttttttttttttttttttttttgcaacacttagtgttttttttccatactttgaccaacgattagtcgggTGTCAAGACTctaaaacgtcaatattttatatagaatctgatttttttttttttttgcgtacaataatgtaggctcaatacatcaaggatacgtaaacatTCGGATTGTCATTTTAAGTGTTGAAAAGGTGCCCAaagcaagttttgtttgaaaactttaggtttaagtgttctatatacatagacgtccatttttgtatgaagacttgtTGCCATTAGCTTaaagttttatatttttaggatttagatttaagtgtgttattttttaatgcatcactttatttcgaatatatgCGATtttttgcgctcggacgtccgcTTGACGCGATTTGTTTTTtgcaacatattcgaaataaagttacgcattaaaaaataacacacttatggaacacttagtgtttttttccataaaaagatcgcaacatattattttaataaatcatttttttgcaacacttagtgtttttttgcatactttgaccaacgattagtcatGTGTCAAGACTCTgaaatgtcaatattttatatagaacctgatatttttttctctgtactataatgtaggctcaatacatcaaggatatgtAAAGatttggatcgtcattttaggagttgaaaagatacccgaagtaagttttgtttggaaactttaggtttaagtgttatattttttaaggttttgatttaagcgtgttattttttaatcaagacacaagtttattttgaatataaatctaattcaattagataaaaacgtatttaaaaaatatgggaATAAAagctagttgtaaagtggtcaaactttaaaTGATCATAAAATATCTCTGTGGTCTTGACCGTTTAATGGCACTCCTGAAAAACAAAGACTTTCAGTCTTCTGCTCAGAAAGACAGTTGTATGCTACACTAGTAGATGACCAGAACATGAAGTGCTTGTTTTATGGGAGACCTTTGCAAAAATCAATCCGGGGCGATCCACCTTGCAGCACCGTAGTGAGTATCTACAGAACATTAACACAATAAtcttataattatgttatagcAAATTTTTTAGTAATTCGGTTTTCAAGACTGCTTAATTTGAAGATGGGATCTCATTTATTATGGGATTTTCAAGTTGTAGCATCATTTCATTAACTTTGTTCCTCTCGATTACAGTAAGAAGCGGAACGTGTTGGGGACAAACTAGTGCAGACTTGTGTTGATCTCAACATAAAAGAAATTTCGTCTTATGATCGCAATGGTTTAGCTCATGGAGAAAGAATGCAAGCCTTTGAGATTGCCATTTCTCGTCATGGTTTCCTATTCAAATAGTTCTTATTTTCTATGTGTATCTTGTAAAGCCTTAAAGGAGTTTGAAGCTCTTACCTTTTAAAAAAGTTGTATTATCATTTTGCGGTGGGAAATAATTTAGAATTTAGGCGTGGGGTGTGTTCTAAAATACAAGAATGGGTTTAATTCTATCTATActtgcttttttcttttcttgcacaGATACATTTCAATACTGAAAAAAATGGGTTCTGTTGAACAGCGGAGCCATATAGGGCCAAGGGGGAACCCCCTTCAGCGGAAAAAAATACTGTTTATACACggttaaaaattatttttatgtatatataatatattttgaacccctttagtgaaaattctggctccgccactcCAGAACCTATTGTTGGATCCGCTACTAATCATTTGTACTTCAGATAGATGACACACGTGTGCAGGAGTAATGGTTAGTTGCTAAATACTATGTTGGTATATACTCCCTTTATTGAGGAAAATATGTTAGGTGCGCCCCTGAAAAGTTGCTaagttttttcatattttgacatCCCTTGTAATTCTTTGGGAGTAATGTCCTTATAATTTGCTGTAGTATAGTCAATTACGACGGTTAATGTTCCCTTGTCTAatcaattttaaataaattatctgaatataataaaataaaataaaataaagagaaactAATTGAAGTAATTATGAAACTTGCCTTTTCGTGATTAAGCTTGCAAATTTAACTAAAATAAAGAGCAAATCAAAGTAATTATGAAACTTTCCGGCTGACATTATCTTTTTACCAATTTCCATTGATGTCTTTTTTAACAATTCcgttgatgatttttttttcctaatcaaAGACTACAATTTTGAATGTTTAGAAAACATTTCCCATCGGGTGGCAATGGTTGCCAAGAAGTTAGTTACTTACAGttagaaaaaattcaaaaatttgaaGTGCTTCTACTTAACCAaaactatatataaataaatcaaCCAAACACATAATAAAAACCAACAATCCAATACTCCGAACGTTTGGTGATCTTTTTCAATAAACTtcaatcttgattcttgttcttcatttcTCTTCAATATTCAAAGCCTACATATCTTTTGATCCCAATATTCTCGAAAAAATGGAGCAAAGTGGGGGACCAATTGGGATCAAAATTTACAGTGCATCGCAACGTGTCGATAATGGTACTTCTTCTATGTACCCTAGTAACTTGTCACAAGATGTTCCAATCCCAGAATTGCCTCAACCAGCAATTGGTGGTAAGAAAAGAAGAGCAATGGCAAATGGGGTTCAAAAAACACTCTCAAAAACTTCATTGCTTGTGAATTTTCTCCCAACAGGAActcttttaacttttgaaatgCTCCTTCCATCAGTTTTTGGCAAAGGGGAGTGTTCTCCAATCACCACACTGATGATTTTGACACTTCTTGGGATTTGCACTTTGTCATGCTTCTTCTTCCATTTCACCGACAGTTTTCGCGGTCCGGACGGGAAAGTTTACTATGGATTTGTCACTCCTAGAGGGTTGAAAGTTTTCAAGACTGGACTTGGTGTGCAAGTGCCAAAAGATGAAAGGTAATGTTAGTATTAGTTTGTAATACTTATGTGTGTGTGACTTAAACCTCTCTTGACCATGAACAATATCTCTATATGGAaagcactacaagaaaaaagcAAATGTGTAACATAATATTTCTGACTAAAGATTTTCACAAAATTCTGACAGCATGTCAATGTG from the Lycium ferocissimum isolate CSIRO_LF1 chromosome 11, AGI_CSIRO_Lferr_CH_V1, whole genome shotgun sequence genome contains:
- the LOC132037731 gene encoding protein DMP8-like, encoding MEQSGGPIGIKIYSASQRVDNGTSSMYPSNLSQDVPIPELPQPAIGGKKRRAMANGVQKTLSKTSLLVNFLPTGTLLTFEMLLPSVFGKGECSPITTLMILTLLGICTLSCFFFHFTDSFRGPDGKVYYGFVTPRGLKVFKTGLGVQVPKDERYIMGFTDFVHAMMSVLVFVAIAFSDHRVTLCLFPGHAKELDEIMRSFPLMVGVICSGLFLVFPTTRYGVGCMSA